The Fulvivirga ligni genome window below encodes:
- a CDS encoding SusE domain-containing protein, protein MKNIYKSILLLLAVTLAVSCDDENTFSIGDVNPVTDLYSPSDNAFYDLEANSSVVFEWAAAATTDNGVVLYEVYFDVESGDLSDPIYKTASDGNGYSRSLTLTFSELNKIAGLANIGRGASGKLKWSVVATRGVDETSVQTSRLIEVQRPSGFPVPGEVFLAGTATETGDDMANARAFKKTGESTFEIYTTLSSGEYFVADGKDGEAQTYSIVEGKMKEGGTTTSAYSGETVRLILDFSNGNVQMDVVNKVELYFSPSDEYLFELPYVGNGTWKAENQSIEFQQESWGRDERYKFRFTFNTDEFNWYGSANSDNSRPDNAGDEFWYMYPVNDSRWDYAFKFASAVDNSVSDVSVMFNASVPEYTHVVTPK, encoded by the coding sequence ATGAAAAATATATATAAGTCAATATTACTCTTACTAGCTGTAACCTTAGCAGTTAGTTGTGATGATGAAAATACGTTTTCAATAGGAGATGTAAACCCTGTAACCGATCTATATTCACCAAGTGATAATGCATTTTATGACCTGGAAGCCAATAGCTCGGTGGTTTTTGAATGGGCTGCTGCTGCCACCACTGATAATGGAGTGGTACTTTATGAGGTATATTTTGATGTAGAATCAGGTGATCTTTCTGATCCAATATACAAAACAGCCTCTGATGGAAATGGGTATTCACGCTCACTTACGCTCACCTTTTCAGAGCTCAATAAGATAGCAGGATTAGCCAATATAGGTAGAGGAGCCTCTGGAAAACTGAAATGGTCCGTGGTGGCCACAAGAGGCGTTGATGAAACAAGTGTTCAAACTTCAAGGTTGATCGAGGTACAAAGGCCATCAGGTTTTCCTGTGCCTGGAGAGGTGTTCCTAGCCGGTACTGCCACAGAAACTGGCGATGACATGGCGAATGCACGAGCCTTTAAAAAGACGGGTGAAAGCACCTTTGAGATTTATACTACCCTTTCATCTGGAGAATATTTTGTGGCTGATGGTAAAGATGGAGAGGCTCAAACTTACTCTATTGTTGAAGGTAAAATGAAGGAGGGTGGTACAACTACATCGGCCTATTCAGGTGAGACAGTTCGTTTAATCCTGGATTTTTCAAATGGAAATGTACAAATGGATGTGGTTAATAAAGTAGAACTGTACTTCTCACCGTCAGATGAGTATTTATTTGAATTACCTTATGTAGGCAATGGAACCTGGAAGGCCGAAAATCAGTCTATTGAATTCCAGCAGGAATCTTGGGGTAGGGATGAACGTTATAAATTTCGTTTCACCTTTAACACGGATGAATTTAACTGGTATGGAAGCGCAAATAGTGACAATTCACGCCCTGATAATGCTGGAGACGAGTTCTGGTACATGTATCCTGTAAACGACTCCCGTTGGGATTATGCCTTTAAGTTTGCCAGCGCAGTGGATAATTCTGTATCAGATGTCAGTGTGATGTTCAATGCTTCTGTGCCTGAATACACACACGTAGTTACCCCTAAATAA
- a CDS encoding M57 family metalloprotease, translating to MTKLFKKFYGTIVPLSLSILITVFACSEEEQQIKPQENVDNELINFLVKSGFNKEDIKQEDDLFIIDDDILISKADVKNYVAQDALSEADTEHYRGPYLVRNNVVNNIKFFIDGSVPSGWASAVRRAVNQWNSINGTRLGMSVVTNRNNANTIITTGYSADNWVARAYLPGSNRQPGHTMTINTRFNYLGAGYKTFTIVHEMGHIFGLYHTDQTQGTFIPGTPASDPNSVMNSFILPWNGFTNGDKVAVRTIYPN from the coding sequence ATGACAAAGCTTTTTAAAAAGTTTTATGGCACCATTGTGCCTCTTTCCTTATCTATTCTAATTACCGTATTTGCTTGTTCTGAAGAAGAACAGCAAATAAAGCCTCAGGAAAACGTAGATAATGAGTTAATCAATTTTCTTGTGAAATCTGGCTTTAATAAGGAGGATATTAAGCAAGAGGACGATCTGTTTATTATAGATGATGATATTCTCATCTCTAAGGCAGATGTTAAAAACTATGTAGCACAAGATGCTCTTTCTGAGGCGGATACGGAGCATTATCGTGGCCCTTATCTAGTGAGAAATAATGTGGTTAATAACATTAAATTCTTCATAGATGGATCAGTACCTAGTGGTTGGGCAAGCGCGGTTCGCAGAGCTGTAAATCAGTGGAACTCAATTAACGGTACCAGATTAGGGATGAGTGTGGTAACTAATAGAAATAATGCTAATACTATTATTACTACAGGTTACTCGGCAGATAACTGGGTGGCCAGAGCTTATTTGCCTGGATCTAACCGTCAGCCAGGTCATACTATGACCATCAATACCAGGTTCAACTACTTGGGAGCAGGTTATAAAACTTTTACCATTGTACATGAAATGGGACATATTTTTGGTCTCTATCATACAGATCAGACTCAAGGTACATTTATACCTGGAACGCCTGCTAGTGACCCTAACTCAGTTATGAATTCTTTTATTCTGCCTTGGAATGGGTTTACTAATGGAGATAAAGTAGCTGTAAGAACTATCTATCCGAATTAA
- a CDS encoding glycoside hydrolase family 76 protein: protein MKFYQIIKLIGLSLIFIISACSIDDYSPLRDPEAKTDIEYTWSATADSMQNATYTTYLSSNGTFKQDNQGNEFFNYWWNAHMVHVLIDGYNRTADNVYISRAKALVEGIYTRNGSHFPNEFNDDMAWLAIACTRAYEASDDNYFLDVSKLLWSEIIKSWSDLYDGGITWKTNTPLSKNAVSNAPVAILSMRLYQLDGGEDYFDWAKKIYDWQKNTLVDPATGLVWDNINTVDGDVVVNKDWIFTYNIGTYIGASLELYNETKDAAYLNEALKTATSMMTSSKLTTEGMLRDEGQGDGGLFKGILIRYFTTLILHPDINEANRKSFQDFFQFNAETFYEKGLKRPSMLSNSNWKTSPGDRVDFSTQLSGVMLVEAAALLHEEGLLE from the coding sequence ATGAAATTTTATCAAATCATAAAATTAATAGGGCTCTCTCTGATATTCATAATATCAGCCTGTAGTATTGATGACTATAGTCCTTTAAGAGATCCGGAGGCCAAAACAGATATTGAATATACATGGTCTGCAACGGCTGATTCTATGCAGAACGCCACCTATACCACTTATTTAAGTTCAAATGGAACCTTCAAGCAGGATAATCAGGGAAATGAATTTTTTAACTATTGGTGGAATGCACACATGGTTCATGTACTAATAGATGGATATAATCGCACTGCCGATAATGTTTACATCAGTAGAGCTAAAGCACTAGTCGAAGGTATTTATACCCGTAATGGAAGTCATTTCCCTAATGAATTTAATGATGATATGGCTTGGTTGGCCATTGCCTGTACCAGGGCCTATGAGGCATCTGACGATAATTACTTTTTAGATGTCTCCAAACTATTGTGGAGTGAGATTATTAAAAGCTGGAGTGATCTCTATGATGGGGGAATTACCTGGAAAACTAATACGCCATTGAGTAAAAATGCTGTTTCCAATGCACCAGTAGCTATTTTATCAATGCGATTGTACCAGTTAGATGGGGGCGAAGATTATTTTGATTGGGCCAAGAAAATATATGATTGGCAAAAAAACACGTTAGTAGATCCTGCTACTGGCCTGGTGTGGGACAACATTAACACCGTAGATGGTGATGTAGTAGTGAATAAAGATTGGATATTCACTTATAACATAGGTACTTATATTGGAGCTTCTTTAGAATTATACAATGAAACCAAAGATGCGGCATACTTAAATGAGGCATTAAAAACAGCTACTTCTATGATGACGAGTTCTAAGTTGACCACAGAAGGAATGCTAAGAGACGAAGGTCAGGGTGACGGCGGACTTTTCAAAGGGATATTAATAAGATATTTCACAACGCTCATACTACACCCAGATATTAACGAGGCCAATAGAAAGAGCTTTCAGGATTTCTTTCAGTTTAACGCAGAAACTTTCTATGAAAAGGGATTGAAAAGGCCATCTATGCTCAGTAATTCAAACTGGAAAACTTCTCCTGGAGATCGCGTAGATTTCTCTACTCAACTTAGCGGAGTTATGTTAGTGGAGGCAGCAGCTTTACTGCATGAGGAGGGACTGTTGGAGTAA
- a CDS encoding glycoside hydrolase family 43 protein, translating into MKHFFCFVLIALTGSAFAQKSKTSGNPIFEGWYADPEGIIFDEEYWVYPTYSDAYEKQVFMDAFSSKDLIKWKKHEHIIDTAAVKWANKAMWAPAIIKKDDKYFLFFAANDIQNDNEEGGIGIGVADKPEGPYKDYLGKPLLDKFHNGAQPIDQFVFKDKDGQYYMIYGGWRHCNIVKLKDDFTGFEPYDDGSIFKEITPESYVEGPFMFIKDGKYYFMWSEGGWGGPDYKVAYGIADSPFGPFERIGVVLQQDPKVATGAGHHSMIHVPGKDEWYIVYHRRPLTETHHNHRATCIDKVEFDENGYIKPVKITFEGVEKNKID; encoded by the coding sequence ATGAAGCACTTTTTTTGTTTTGTCTTAATCGCCTTAACAGGCTCAGCCTTTGCGCAAAAATCTAAAACCTCAGGAAACCCCATCTTCGAAGGATGGTATGCAGATCCTGAAGGAATCATTTTTGACGAAGAATATTGGGTATATCCCACTTACTCAGATGCTTATGAGAAGCAGGTGTTTATGGATGCTTTCTCTTCTAAGGATCTTATAAAATGGAAGAAGCATGAGCATATTATTGACACGGCTGCAGTAAAGTGGGCCAATAAAGCCATGTGGGCGCCGGCTATTATAAAAAAGGATGATAAGTACTTCCTGTTTTTTGCAGCCAATGATATTCAGAATGATAACGAAGAAGGTGGTATAGGAATAGGAGTGGCCGATAAGCCTGAAGGTCCATACAAAGATTATTTAGGTAAGCCATTATTAGATAAATTCCACAATGGAGCTCAGCCTATAGACCAGTTTGTTTTTAAAGATAAAGACGGTCAGTATTACATGATTTATGGAGGCTGGCGCCACTGTAACATCGTGAAGCTAAAAGACGATTTTACCGGTTTTGAGCCTTATGATGATGGTTCTATATTCAAAGAAATTACTCCTGAGAGTTATGTAGAAGGACCATTTATGTTTATCAAAGATGGTAAATACTATTTCATGTGGTCTGAAGGTGGCTGGGGAGGCCCGGACTACAAAGTGGCCTACGGTATTGCTGATTCCCCGTTTGGACCTTTCGAAAGAATAGGAGTAGTGCTACAGCAAGATCCTAAGGTGGCTACCGGCGCAGGACATCACTCTATGATTCATGTGCCTGGAAAAGATGAGTGGTACATCGTTTATCATAGAAGACCATTAACAGAAACTCACCATAATCATAGAGCTACTTGCATTGATAAAGTAGAGTTTGATGAGAATGGATATATTAAACCTGTGAAAATTACTTTTGAAGGAGTGGAAAAGAATAAGATCGATTGA
- a CDS encoding RagB/SusD family nutrient uptake outer membrane protein, whose amino-acid sequence MRYLFIIGMMSLLIMGCKELDLAPENSFTDLNYWTTEDRAQSVLNTAYSQMLTSNYFFYNEALSDNAYNGRGDVAGAASLASGTYDPSLARLKDEWNYHYQGIKTCNILLDNIDRITDMDETTREQMKAEARFIRAFQHFQLMTWWGDVPLLETDIDIVTALTVSRTPREEVLEFILSELEDVSLILPNKSDYAAAENGKITAGAAIALKARVLLYEGNWNGVITECEKLMNSSDYGTYSLHPSYEELFLPEYQFNNEVILSLQYVPQLRTWGEYFDFAPLSTGARLNAMAPTQELVDSYLMLNGDEIDDSGSGYDENDPYSNRDPRLTYTVVYDGYEWEEQGGDSHTIYIDPTTAPDGQKLDVYSSGSSSTTTGYYWRKYYDPTHQAGFASGLNLILIRYADVLLMYAEAKNEVSKLGAADWDLTIGMLRSRAGFTDANALDYDAALSQAEMREVIRNDRRVELAMEGLRIFDIRRWGIAEDVLNGWVHGAQFGPSEIDNGYLRVTQRSFDPSKHYLWPVPRDERNINTNLGQNPNW is encoded by the coding sequence ATGAGATATTTATTTATAATCGGAATGATGAGTCTCTTAATTATGGGGTGTAAAGAACTTGACCTGGCCCCGGAAAACTCATTCACAGACTTAAATTACTGGACCACAGAGGACAGAGCGCAGAGTGTGCTAAACACGGCTTACTCACAAATGCTTACCTCTAACTACTTCTTCTATAACGAAGCCCTATCAGATAATGCCTATAATGGAAGAGGTGATGTGGCTGGAGCGGCCTCACTGGCATCAGGCACCTATGATCCTTCTCTGGCGCGGTTAAAAGATGAGTGGAATTATCACTACCAAGGGATAAAGACCTGTAATATTCTACTGGATAATATCGACAGAATCACTGATATGGATGAAACTACCCGTGAACAGATGAAAGCTGAGGCCAGATTTATCAGGGCATTCCAGCATTTTCAGCTGATGACATGGTGGGGAGATGTGCCATTATTGGAAACAGATATTGATATTGTAACGGCCCTTACAGTGAGTAGAACGCCAAGAGAGGAGGTTTTGGAATTTATATTATCTGAGCTTGAGGATGTTTCTCTGATTCTACCCAATAAATCGGATTATGCGGCAGCAGAGAATGGTAAGATTACAGCAGGAGCCGCTATTGCTTTGAAGGCCAGAGTGTTATTGTATGAAGGCAACTGGAATGGAGTGATTACGGAATGTGAAAAGTTAATGAACTCATCAGATTATGGGACTTACAGTTTACATCCCTCTTATGAAGAATTGTTCCTGCCGGAATATCAGTTTAATAATGAAGTTATTTTAAGCCTACAGTACGTTCCTCAGTTAAGAACTTGGGGTGAGTACTTTGATTTTGCCCCACTTTCCACCGGTGCAAGGCTAAATGCCATGGCCCCAACTCAGGAGCTGGTAGATAGCTATTTAATGCTTAATGGCGATGAAATTGATGATTCAGGATCAGGATATGACGAAAATGATCCTTATTCTAACAGAGATCCTCGCCTAACATATACAGTAGTGTATGACGGCTATGAGTGGGAAGAGCAAGGAGGTGATTCACATACTATCTATATAGACCCAACCACCGCACCTGATGGTCAAAAATTGGATGTGTATAGTTCAGGATCGTCTTCAACAACTACTGGTTATTATTGGAGAAAATATTATGATCCTACTCATCAGGCAGGCTTTGCTTCAGGTCTTAATCTTATTCTGATAAGATACGCAGATGTGCTACTTATGTATGCGGAAGCCAAAAATGAAGTGAGCAAGTTGGGGGCAGCAGATTGGGATTTAACCATCGGAATGCTTAGATCAAGAGCTGGATTTACTGATGCTAATGCATTGGATTATGATGCTGCACTGAGCCAGGCTGAGATGAGGGAGGTGATCAGAAATGATAGAAGAGTAGAATTGGCGATGGAAGGCCTGAGGATATTTGACATCAGGCGCTGGGGTATTGCTGAAGACGTGCTTAACGGCTGGGTACACGGGGCTCAGTTTGGACCGTCAGAAATAGATAATGGCTATCTAAGGGTAACTCAAAGATCATTCGATCCATCAAAACATTACTTATGGCCAGTGCCTCGTGATGAAAGGAACATCAACACCAATTTAGGTCAGAATCCTAACTGGTAA
- a CDS encoding FecR family protein, giving the protein MSARQNLEDFLSDDEFVRWVKNPDKELDSFWSKWMSYHPDKRQTVSLAREIILGIQVENPTEDQGIEDLQNDILKNILLEEGESKGKSRHFKPRAKSNFVLSILKYAAVICIGVAIYFIANSQLFIDESDAPEYQTVIKENDIGRRQTLLPDGTKVWMNSNTRISYASNINEADQRKVILEGEAYFKVKKDPDRPFIVQSKSFSTTALGTAFNVNAYPDGDNIVVSLEEGKVLIKQEDDKKADSYVLTPGHQLTYSILEKKLGINPFNSEVELGWIKGILSFKDADFDEICKRLEKFYSVKIEVKGEKPQWKYSGRFENASLEQVIERVASVEKINYQLNDKTLVIWN; this is encoded by the coding sequence ATGAGTGCCAGGCAAAACTTAGAAGATTTCTTATCTGACGATGAATTCGTAAGATGGGTGAAAAACCCAGATAAAGAACTTGACTCTTTTTGGAGTAAGTGGATGAGCTATCATCCTGATAAGAGGCAGACTGTATCGCTGGCACGTGAAATTATTCTGGGAATTCAGGTTGAGAATCCTACAGAAGATCAAGGAATTGAAGATTTACAAAATGATATTCTTAAAAATATCCTGTTGGAAGAGGGCGAAAGTAAAGGTAAATCACGGCACTTTAAACCAAGAGCTAAGTCTAATTTCGTATTATCAATTTTAAAGTATGCTGCAGTTATCTGCATAGGGGTAGCTATTTACTTCATTGCTAATTCTCAATTATTTATTGATGAATCAGATGCTCCTGAATATCAAACTGTTATAAAGGAAAACGACATAGGGAGAAGGCAAACGCTTCTGCCGGACGGAACTAAAGTTTGGATGAATTCCAACACCCGTATTTCTTATGCCTCAAATATTAATGAGGCCGATCAAAGGAAAGTCATCCTTGAAGGTGAAGCCTACTTTAAAGTGAAAAAGGATCCAGATCGTCCTTTCATTGTGCAAAGCAAGAGCTTCTCTACTACAGCATTAGGCACAGCTTTTAATGTGAATGCCTATCCTGATGGAGACAATATAGTGGTATCTCTAGAGGAAGGTAAAGTGCTTATCAAACAAGAAGATGATAAAAAAGCAGATAGTTATGTGCTTACCCCCGGGCATCAGCTTACCTATTCAATCTTAGAAAAGAAATTAGGCATTAATCCATTTAATTCGGAGGTAGAGTTAGGGTGGATCAAAGGAATCCTCTCTTTTAAGGATGCTGATTTTGATGAAATCTGCAAAAGACTGGAGAAGTTCTATTCGGTGAAGATTGAGGTGAAAGGGGAAAAGCCCCAATGGAAATATAGTGGAAGATTTGAAAATGCATCACTGGAGCAGGTGATAGAAAGAGTAGCTTCAGTAGAAAAAATCAATTATCAATTAAATGACAAAACACTAGTTATATGGAATTAA
- a CDS encoding SusC/RagA family TonB-linked outer membrane protein: MKKNVLSLFLSAMKYLLLFSMLLTISMSLVFASSSKAQEVKSVREVYLIIGFNNQNLESVFSEIESKTPYYFGYERKNIDSKATINLPKKRMSVADLLIQIARQTPLRFRQVNNNIDVIPLNQVQDEPIEVIIEQTVTGVVKDENGEQLPGVSVQIKGTNKGTITDIDGSYSIQVPDNESTLVFSFVGMETIEMTVGDQNIINVTLKMDVQSLNEVVVVGYGIQRKSSVVGAIDQVNADKLEGRPNANMTQALQGVAPNLIIQQPNSEPGARMNINIRGISTLGDNSPLIVIDGIVGGDLNLINPSDIASVSVLKDAGSAAIYGSRANNGVIVVTTKKGQKNKGMTITYNGLMGVNNPHYFMKPVSGYQNAILRNESAANAGKTSVVYTPEQIRQFKENGDEEWFAEEIVKPAWQQNHNLSLSGGNEQSTYFLSLGYLDQESNFVGPDKGLKRYNFRMNMTNDLGRFKLTSMLNYVRRETTDHSSSTGTLIVDASRVPLIYAQRDSLGRFLTNDVLQEFNSLGILEEGGFRKYDDDNVFGNLQAEFEILDGLSIKGVFGGALYSNHQFARTKQVNFFPKGLYGANRNTYDESRKSIDLNTQLILQYMKNFAQNHNLNLLVGASNENHTDRGTGIYKTLTDPDLGTPTTETIVSPDSYTSNQSSSENSLNSLFGRVSYDFSNKYFAEFSFRYDGSSKFNEDNRWGFFPSASVGYRVTQEDFMKGYLDRVGGIKLRASYGVLGNQNVGNYQYQTTYFTFPNAYGFNDSGVGGTGYNFANPNLKWERAATLNIGADMDFIDGNLTLSLDYFNKVTSNILVPPAVPGVFGTGLPDFNAGKVANRGWEIALSYVHKTGQMTHTFSGNLGDSQNEVLDFQGNERLQGKEELQILLREGYPYNSYVGLKHDGYFQNMEDVQNSAKPEGLTNLFPGDNKYVDINEDGKIDDDDLVVFGSPFPRLTYGLTYSVQFNGFDLNIFLQGVGKRTMMLRGELVEPFHFNYGMTMYEHQLDYWTPQNTDAAFPRLADNGSQSNTNNYRRGSDLYLFNAAYLRVKNIQLGYTVPANMASKIGAKKIRAYVSGQNLFTFSKLKFVDPELSEFDGSLRSGGANSGRAYPTMIYYGFGLDITF; this comes from the coding sequence ATGAAAAAAAATGTACTTAGTTTATTTCTAAGCGCTATGAAGTACCTATTACTTTTTTCAATGCTACTGACTATATCTATGAGCTTAGTATTTGCCAGTAGCTCGAAAGCACAAGAAGTTAAGAGTGTAAGAGAAGTTTATCTCATCATAGGATTCAATAATCAGAACCTTGAATCTGTATTCTCTGAAATTGAATCAAAAACTCCTTATTACTTTGGCTATGAACGCAAGAATATTGATAGCAAAGCCACCATTAATCTGCCTAAAAAGAGAATGTCAGTGGCGGATCTATTGATTCAGATCGCCAGGCAGACTCCATTAAGATTTAGACAGGTAAATAACAACATTGATGTTATACCTCTCAATCAAGTTCAGGATGAGCCTATCGAAGTGATCATCGAACAGACCGTAACAGGGGTTGTAAAAGATGAAAATGGAGAGCAATTGCCCGGCGTATCAGTACAAATAAAAGGTACTAACAAAGGCACCATCACAGATATTGATGGTTCGTATTCCATTCAGGTGCCTGATAACGAATCTACCCTCGTTTTTAGTTTTGTTGGTATGGAAACGATTGAAATGACGGTTGGGGATCAAAATATTATCAATGTTACCCTAAAAATGGATGTTCAATCTCTCAATGAGGTAGTTGTAGTAGGCTATGGCATCCAACGCAAGTCTAGTGTGGTGGGAGCAATAGATCAGGTTAATGCAGATAAGCTAGAAGGCCGACCTAATGCGAATATGACGCAAGCCTTACAGGGTGTTGCTCCTAATTTGATCATACAGCAGCCTAATTCTGAACCGGGGGCACGGATGAACATCAACATTAGAGGTATTAGTACTTTAGGAGATAATAGTCCCCTAATAGTTATTGATGGAATAGTTGGAGGTGATCTAAATCTAATCAACCCGTCAGATATTGCCAGTGTATCAGTACTGAAAGATGCTGGAAGTGCAGCCATCTACGGATCACGTGCTAATAATGGTGTGATTGTAGTTACCACCAAAAAGGGACAGAAAAACAAGGGTATGACCATCACCTACAATGGTCTTATGGGAGTAAATAACCCTCACTATTTTATGAAGCCTGTTAGCGGTTATCAGAATGCTATCCTTAGAAACGAATCTGCAGCTAATGCAGGTAAGACTTCAGTAGTCTATACTCCTGAACAGATAAGACAGTTTAAGGAAAATGGAGATGAAGAATGGTTTGCAGAGGAAATTGTAAAACCGGCCTGGCAACAAAATCATAATTTGAGTTTATCAGGTGGTAATGAGCAGTCTACCTATTTTCTTTCCTTGGGCTACCTGGATCAGGAAAGTAACTTCGTGGGTCCTGATAAGGGTTTGAAGAGGTATAATTTCCGTATGAACATGACCAATGACTTGGGAAGGTTTAAACTCACTTCAATGCTTAATTATGTGCGAAGAGAAACTACAGACCACTCCAGTAGCACTGGTACACTTATAGTAGACGCGAGCCGCGTTCCTCTAATTTATGCGCAAAGGGATTCTCTCGGCCGCTTCCTTACAAATGATGTCCTTCAGGAATTTAATTCTCTTGGAATACTGGAAGAAGGTGGTTTTAGAAAGTATGATGATGATAATGTTTTTGGAAACCTGCAGGCAGAATTTGAAATTTTAGATGGCCTTTCTATAAAAGGGGTGTTCGGTGGAGCATTGTATTCTAATCATCAATTCGCTAGAACCAAGCAGGTGAATTTCTTCCCTAAGGGTTTGTATGGAGCCAATAGAAATACTTACGATGAAAGCCGCAAGTCTATTGATCTCAACACGCAGCTTATACTTCAGTACATGAAAAACTTCGCTCAGAATCATAATCTGAACCTGCTTGTAGGAGCATCTAATGAAAATCATACAGATAGAGGCACAGGTATATATAAAACGCTTACTGATCCTGATCTGGGTACACCAACCACAGAGACCATTGTTAGCCCTGATTCTTACACCTCTAATCAAAGTTCTTCTGAAAATAGCCTTAACTCACTATTTGGTAGAGTTTCTTATGATTTTAGTAACAAGTACTTTGCTGAGTTCAGCTTTAGGTACGACGGCTCCTCCAAATTTAATGAAGATAACCGTTGGGGATTTTTCCCATCTGCCTCGGTAGGCTATAGGGTTACTCAGGAGGATTTTATGAAAGGATATCTGGATCGTGTAGGAGGTATCAAATTGAGAGCTTCATATGGTGTGTTAGGAAATCAGAATGTTGGTAATTACCAGTATCAAACTACCTATTTTACTTTCCCTAATGCATATGGATTTAATGATAGTGGTGTAGGCGGTACAGGATACAATTTTGCTAATCCTAATTTGAAATGGGAGAGGGCAGCCACACTCAATATTGGTGCTGACATGGACTTCATAGATGGTAATCTAACACTATCTCTTGATTACTTCAATAAGGTGACCTCTAATATCTTAGTTCCTCCGGCTGTACCAGGTGTATTTGGAACCGGGCTTCCAGATTTTAATGCTGGTAAAGTGGCTAATAGAGGCTGGGAAATAGCTTTATCTTACGTGCACAAAACTGGTCAGATGACACATACTTTCTCTGGTAATCTTGGTGACTCCCAAAACGAGGTTTTGGACTTTCAGGGTAATGAAAGACTTCAGGGAAAGGAAGAACTACAGATCTTACTTCGCGAGGGCTATCCGTATAATTCATATGTTGGCCTAAAGCATGATGGCTACTTCCAAAACATGGAAGATGTTCAGAACAGTGCTAAACCTGAAGGATTAACAAATCTGTTCCCTGGAGATAACAAGTATGTTGATATTAATGAAGATGGTAAGATTGACGATGATGACCTGGTGGTCTTCGGTAGTCCATTTCCAAGATTAACCTATGGACTTACCTATAGTGTTCAGTTTAATGGATTTGATCTCAATATCTTCTTGCAAGGTGTAGGCAAGCGTACTATGATGCTACGTGGAGAGCTTGTAGAACCTTTCCATTTTAATTATGGAATGACCATGTATGAGCATCAATTGGACTATTGGACTCCTCAGAACACCGACGCTGCTTTTCCCAGGTTGGCAGATAACGGTAGCCAGTCTAACACCAATAACTATCGCAGAGGATCAGATCTTTACTTATTCAATGCAGCTTATCTAAGAGTCAAAAATATTCAGCTCGGTTATACTGTACCTGCTAATATGGCTAGCAAAATAGGGGCAAAAAAGATAAGAGCCTATGTATCAGGACAGAATCTATTTACATTTTCAAAATTGAAATTTGTTGATCCTGAGTTATCAGAGTTTGATGGTAGCCTGAGAAGTGGTGGAGCTAACAGCGGTAGAGCATACCCCACCATGATTTACTACGGATTTGGATTAGATATAACCTTTTAA
- a CDS encoding LVIVD repeat-containing protein has translation MRVIIKNITLFLFILVLFSQCEDSNGSLAPSDQQGQGGSLARFTISNNYLYVVDIHRLITLDLENPMEPKFVSDINLATDSETIFFMKGNLFIGTQTGLLIYKIGSDGTPEFLSKYEHVVSCDPVIAQDTLAYVTLRSENFCQQGVNRLEVIDIRDLTAPQLVHRVEMINPHGLGMVDSVLYVTEGESGLKIFDVNAADDIEELQFLPEIKSFDVIPLSHLLIVTGPDGIYQYDISDPVNMKLLSKISIESVQ, from the coding sequence ATGCGTGTCATAATTAAGAATATAACACTTTTCCTATTCATTCTGGTTTTATTCAGCCAGTGTGAAGACTCCAATGGTAGCCTGGCTCCTTCTGATCAGCAAGGGCAAGGTGGGTCTCTAGCTCGATTTACCATTTCTAACAATTACCTCTACGTGGTAGATATTCACCGACTGATCACTCTTGATCTGGAAAACCCTATGGAGCCGAAGTTTGTGAGCGACATTAACCTCGCCACTGACTCAGAAACCATCTTTTTCATGAAAGGAAATCTGTTTATAGGCACACAAACAGGACTTTTAATCTATAAGATCGGAAGTGATGGAACTCCTGAGTTTCTTTCTAAATATGAGCATGTGGTATCTTGTGACCCAGTGATAGCTCAAGATACTCTGGCCTACGTGACCCTTAGATCTGAGAACTTTTGCCAACAAGGAGTAAACAGACTTGAAGTAATTGACATTAGAGATCTTACAGCCCCACAGCTCGTACATCGTGTAGAAATGATTAACCCACACGGGTTGGGAATGGTTGATTCGGTTCTATATGTTACTGAGGGAGAGAGCGGCTTGAAAATATTTGATGTAAATGCCGCTGATGATATTGAGGAGCTGCAGTTCTTGCCAGAGATAAAGTCTTTCGATGTTATCCCGTTAAGCCACCTGCTTATAGTAACAGGACCGGATGGCATTTATCAGTATGACATTTCCGATCCTGTTAATATGAAATTATTGAGTAAAATTTCAATTGAATCAGTTCAATAA